In a genomic window of Passer domesticus isolate bPasDom1 chromosome 3, bPasDom1.hap1, whole genome shotgun sequence:
- the ID2 gene encoding DNA-binding protein inhibitor ID-2, translated as MKAFSPVRSVRKTGLSEHNLGISRSKTPVDDPMSLLYNMNDCYSKLKELVPSIPQNKKVSKMEILQHVIDYILDLQIALDSHPSIVSLHHQRPGQNPSSRTPLTTLNTDISILSLQASEFPSELMSSDSKALCG; from the exons ATGAAAGCCTTCAGCCCGGTGCGGTCCGTCAGGAAAACCGGCCTCTCGGAGCACAACCTGGGCATCTCCCGGAGCAAGACCCCCGTGGATGACCCCATGAGCCTGCTGTACAATATGAACGACTGCTATTCCAAGCTGAAGGAGCTGGTGCCCAGCATCCCGCAGAACAAGAAAGTGAGCAAGATGGAAATCTTGCAGCACGTCATCGACTACATCCTGGACCTGCAGATCGCCCTGGACTCGCACCCCAGCATCGTCAGCCTGCACcaccagagacccgggcagaaCCCCTCCTCCAGAACTCCTCTGACCACCCTCAACACAGACATCAGCATCCTCTCGCTACAG GCGTCCGAGTTCCCCTCAGAGCTCATGTCAAGCGACAGCAAAGCACTTTGTGGCTGA